Proteins encoded together in one Ananas comosus cultivar F153 unplaced genomic scaffold, ASM154086v1, whole genome shotgun sequence window:
- the LOC109704230 gene encoding UV-B-induced protein At3g17800, chloroplastic-like isoform X2, whose product MLMCGVAAEGPLVLPCPSNSGAGFRSPPVDFRALPTTKAFAFTGYPRIGLNTQNCPVRSFKVRALEVSGEGQMPIAPLQFESPTGQLLSQIMQSHPHLLQATIDQQLERLQSDRDSQKDEASLSPQDLLLYRRIAEVKDKERKRALEEIIYCFIVQKFIENDISMIPTISSNSHPASQIDSWPNQEEKLEKVHSPHALEMIQSHLTLILGERIVGPLNTIVHISKLKLGKLYAASIMYGYFLKRVDERYQLERTMKTLPKSRTEKKSILDDMKPNPFWDLESMVQISPSDEDDDDGSDGGDEESNKSYRLRSYVMYLDAETLQRYATIRSKEAISLIEKQTQALFGRPDIRVADDGSIDAKNDEMVAVTFSGLTMLVLEAVAFGSFLWVAEGYVESKYHFFNS is encoded by the exons ATGCTGATGTGCGGCGTGGCGGCGGAGGGGCCGTTGGTCTTGCCGTGCCCTTCGAACTCCGGCGCCGGATTTCGCTCGCCGCCGGTGGATTTTAGAGCCCTTCCCACCACCAAG gctTTCGCTTTTACTGGCTACCCCAGAATTGGATTAAACACCCAGAACTGCCCGGTGAGGAGCTTTAAGGTGAGAGCGCTCGAGGTTTCTGGGGAAGGCCAGATGCCGATTGCTCCGCTTCAGTTCGAATCTCCGACAGGTCAACTTCTGTCACAGATAATGCAATCACATCCCCACCTACTTCAGGCAACTATTGATCAGCAGCTTGAAAGGCTTCAGTCAGATAGAGATTCTCAGAAGGATGAAGCTTCACTCTCTCCTCAAGATCTCCTCCTTTACAG GAGAATTGCAGAAGTCAAAGacaaggagaggaagagggctcTAGAGGAGATCATCTACTGCTTCATCGTGCAGAAATTCATCGAAAACGACATCTCAATGATCCCTACAATTTCATCTAACTCCCATCCTGCAAGTCAAATTGATTCGTGGCCTAACCAAGAAGAGAAGCTGGAAAAGGTGCACTCCCCCCACGCTTTAGAGATGATTCAGAGCCACCTCACCCTTATTCTCGGAGAAAGGATTGTGGGGCCACTCAACACCATCGTCCACATCAGCAAACTGAAGCTCGGGAAACTCTATGCCGCGTCGATCATGTACGGTTACTTCCTCAAAAGAGTCGACGAGAGATACCAACTCGAGAGAACTATGAAAACTCTCCCCAAAAGCCGCACGGAGAAGAAGTCAATTTTGGATGATATGAAGCCTAACCCGTTCTGGGACTTGGAATCGATGGTGCAGATTTCACCGTCGGACGAAGATGACGACGATGGATCCGACGGTGGTGATGAGGAGTCTAACAAGTCTTATAGATTGAGGTCTTATGTGATGTACTTGGATGCAGAGACTTTACAGAGATATGCAACAATAAGATCGAAGGAGGCTATCTCATTGATCGAGAAGCAGACGCAGGCTCTATTTGGGCGGCCGGATATAAGAGTTGCGGACGACGGATCGATTGATGCTAAGAATGATGAAATGGTTGCAGTGACATTCTCTGGGCTGACCATGTTGGTTTTGGAAGCCGTGGCTTTCGGGTCATTTCTATGGGTAGCGGAGGGCTACGTTGAATCTAAATATCACTTCTTTAACAGCTGA
- the LOC109704230 gene encoding UV-B-induced protein At3g17800, chloroplastic-like isoform X1 — translation MLMCGVAAEGPLVLPCPSNSGAGFRSPPVDFRALPTTKAFAFTGYPRIGLNTQNCPVRSFKVRALEVSGEGQMPIAPLQFESPTGQLLSQIMQSHPHLLQATIDQQLERLQSDRDSQKDEASLSPQDLLLYRLVPLTEEVKDKERKRALEEIIYCFIVQKFIENDISMIPTISSNSHPASQIDSWPNQEEKLEKVHSPHALEMIQSHLTLILGERIVGPLNTIVHISKLKLGKLYAASIMYGYFLKRVDERYQLERTMKTLPKSRTEKKSILDDMKPNPFWDLESMVQISPSDEDDDDGSDGGDEESNKSYRLRSYVMYLDAETLQRYATIRSKEAISLIEKQTQALFGRPDIRVADDGSIDAKNDEMVAVTFSGLTMLVLEAVAFGSFLWVAEGYVESKYHFFNS, via the exons ATGCTGATGTGCGGCGTGGCGGCGGAGGGGCCGTTGGTCTTGCCGTGCCCTTCGAACTCCGGCGCCGGATTTCGCTCGCCGCCGGTGGATTTTAGAGCCCTTCCCACCACCAAG gctTTCGCTTTTACTGGCTACCCCAGAATTGGATTAAACACCCAGAACTGCCCGGTGAGGAGCTTTAAGGTGAGAGCGCTCGAGGTTTCTGGGGAAGGCCAGATGCCGATTGCTCCGCTTCAGTTCGAATCTCCGACAGGTCAACTTCTGTCACAGATAATGCAATCACATCCCCACCTACTTCAGGCAACTATTGATCAGCAGCTTGAAAGGCTTCAGTCAGATAGAGATTCTCAGAAGGATGAAGCTTCACTCTCTCCTCAAGATCTCCTCCTTTACAGGTTAGTACCTTTAACAGAAG AAGTCAAAGacaaggagaggaagagggctcTAGAGGAGATCATCTACTGCTTCATCGTGCAGAAATTCATCGAAAACGACATCTCAATGATCCCTACAATTTCATCTAACTCCCATCCTGCAAGTCAAATTGATTCGTGGCCTAACCAAGAAGAGAAGCTGGAAAAGGTGCACTCCCCCCACGCTTTAGAGATGATTCAGAGCCACCTCACCCTTATTCTCGGAGAAAGGATTGTGGGGCCACTCAACACCATCGTCCACATCAGCAAACTGAAGCTCGGGAAACTCTATGCCGCGTCGATCATGTACGGTTACTTCCTCAAAAGAGTCGACGAGAGATACCAACTCGAGAGAACTATGAAAACTCTCCCCAAAAGCCGCACGGAGAAGAAGTCAATTTTGGATGATATGAAGCCTAACCCGTTCTGGGACTTGGAATCGATGGTGCAGATTTCACCGTCGGACGAAGATGACGACGATGGATCCGACGGTGGTGATGAGGAGTCTAACAAGTCTTATAGATTGAGGTCTTATGTGATGTACTTGGATGCAGAGACTTTACAGAGATATGCAACAATAAGATCGAAGGAGGCTATCTCATTGATCGAGAAGCAGACGCAGGCTCTATTTGGGCGGCCGGATATAAGAGTTGCGGACGACGGATCGATTGATGCTAAGAATGATGAAATGGTTGCAGTGACATTCTCTGGGCTGACCATGTTGGTTTTGGAAGCCGTGGCTTTCGGGTCATTTCTATGGGTAGCGGAGGGCTACGTTGAATCTAAATATCACTTCTTTAACAGCTGA
- the LOC109704228 gene encoding anthocyanidin 5,3-O-glucosyltransferase-like, with amino-acid sequence MSTTTTTTKPTVVLFPSPGMGHLVSMVELGELLLRTNSLSVTILTLDPPFHTGATATNFVARAAESHPDISFLPLDAPTATTAPSPASSSPHHEALAFDLLRRSVPSLLSALRAVSLSSPVRALVLDFFCTDALDAAAALRIPAYFFFTSSASALAAFLHLPFLHSHLPSSFKDMGDTPVAFPGHPDIPASHMPLPMLDRADDAYKGFIRHFERMVSAQGILVNTFEWLEPRALGALRAGLCVPGRPVPPVYCVGPLTRGGKSTGHECLRWLDAQPRGSVVFLCFGSLGVFTAEQLREIATGLERSGHRFLWVVRASEDPNRLFTRPAEPDLGRVLPEGFVERTKERGLVVKTWAPQVEVLRHAATGGFVTHCGWNSVLEGICAGAAMIAWPLYAEQRMNKVVLVQEWGLGLGIEGYDREDGVVGAAEVERKVRMLMEGEEGRRVRERVAAAKDAAAKAVAERGASREALNELVRTWIAGEVSP; translated from the exons atgtcgacgacgacgacgacgacgaagccGACGGTGGTGCTGTTCCCCTCGCCGGGCATGGGGCACCTGGTGTCCATGGTGGAGCTGGGCGAGCTCCTCCTCCGCACCAACTCCCTCTCCGTCACCATCCTCACCCTCGACCCCCCCTTCCACACCGGCGCCACCGCCACCAACTTCGTCGCCCGCGCCGCCGAGTCGCACCCCGACATCTCCTTCCTCCCCCTCGACGCCCCCACGGCCACCACCGCGCCTTCCCcggcctcctcctccccgcACCACGAGGCCCTCGCCTtcgacctcctccgccgctccgtcccctccctcctctccgCCCTCCGCGCCgtctccctctcctcccccgTCCGCGCCCTCGTCCTCGACTTCTTCTGCACCGACGCcctcgacgccgccgccgctctccgCATCCCGGCCTACTTCTTCTTCACCTCCAGCGCCTCCGCCCTCGCCGCCTTCCTCCACCTCCCCTTCCTCCACTCCCACCTCCCCTCCAGCTTCAAGGACATGG GCGACACTCCTGTGGCTTTTCCTGGCCACCCCGATATCCCCGCCTCGCACATGCCCCTCCCCATGCTCGACCGCGCGGACGACGCGTACAAGGGCTTCATACGCCACTTCGAGCGCATGGTCTCCGCCCAAGGGATCCTCGTCAACACCTTCGAGTGGCTCGAGCCGCGCGCGCTCGGCGCCCTCCGGGCCGGGCTCTGCGTCCCGGGCCGGCCCGTGCCCCCGGTCTACTGCGTCGGGCCGCTGACGCGGGGCGGTAAGAGCACCGGGCACGAGTGCCTACGGTGGCTGGACGCGCAGCCCCGCGGCAGCGTCGTGTTCCTCTGCTTCGGGAGCCTCGGCGTGTTCACCGCGGAGCAGCTCAGGGAGATCGCGACGGGGCTGGAGCGGAGCGGGCACCGGTTCCTATGGGTGGTGCGGGCGAGCGAGGACCCGAACCGGCTTTTCACGAGGCCGGCCGAGCCGGACCTGGGCCGGGTCCTCCCGGAGGGGTTCGTGGAGCGAACCAAGGAGCGGGGCCTGGTGGTGAAGACGTGGGCCCCGCAGGTGGAGGTGCTGCGGCACGCGGCGACGGGCGGGTTCGTGACGCACTGCGGGTGGAACTCGGTGCTGGAGGGGATCTGCGCGGGGGCGGCGATGATCGCGTGGCCGCTGTACGCGGAGCAGCGCATGAACAAGGTGGTGCTGGTGCAGGAGTGGGGGCTGGGGCTGGGGATCGAGGGCTACGACAGGGAGGACGGGGTGGTcggggcggcggaggtggagagGAAGGTGCGCATGCTGATGGAGGGCGAGGAGGGGAGGCGGGTGAGGGAGAGGGTCGCGGCGGCCAAGGACGCCGCGGCGAAGGCCGTGGCGGAGCGCGGCGCGTCGAGGGAGGCGTTGAATGAGCTGGTCCGGACGTGGATCGCCGGAGAAGTGTCCCCCTGA
- the LOC109704229 gene encoding ABC transporter G family member 4-like, with amino-acid sequence MADDDQTPSPQSPLSSSPSSLPPSRKTYELTACSIYYAKPAAPSVSGFLLTRPCCRPAPPPDYILRDVSLTARPGEVLAVVGPSGAGKSTLLDILSARTLPSHGLLLLNSLPLHPASFRKLSAHVPQLDSSLPLLTVSETFAFASSLLSPRNKSTTAADAVASLLCDLRLSHAAHTRVSGGLSGGERRRVSIGLALLRDPGVLLLDEPTSGLDSSSAHLVLQTLRAAAAARAAAVVLSIHQPSSRLLSSVDSLLLLSKGSVVHFGSLASLDAHLLSLGLSVPAQLNPLEYAMELLHQLPHPKPTTPSVSLPRKQEETKPASPSSTWETPAYSSSRAGEIGALYGRSWKVVYRTKQLLLTNFLEALLVGLLLGTLYINAGYGEDGARKRLGLFAFTLTFLLSATTETLPIFVCERPILIREASSGLYRLSSHVVAATLVFLPYLLAVALLYSATVYFLAGLCAAPAAFATFVLIVWAVVLTANSFVLFVSSFAPDYIAGTSLVTVSLAGFFLFSGYFLTKESMPAYWVFMHYMSPYKYALDAMLANEYACAGERCFGWGDDGECAVKGRDVLEHRGLRAEERWTGLQVLVGFFVLYRVLYWAVLSRRASMSKK; translated from the coding sequence ATGGCCGACGACGATCAAACCCCATCGCCGCAATCACCGctgtcgtcgtcgccgtcgtcacTGCCGCCGTCGCGTAAAACCTACGAACTGACGGCGTGCTCCATCTACTACGCGAAGCCGGCCGCGCCGTCTGTGAGCGGGTTCCTCCTGACGAGGCCGTGCTGCCGGCCGGCGCCGCCCCCGGACTACATCCTCCGCGATGTGTCCCTGACGGCCCGGCCGGGGGAGGTGCTGGCCGTGGTGGGCCCCAGCGGCGCCGGCAAGTCCACCCTCCTCGACATCCTGTCGGCCCGCACCCTCCCCTCCCacggcctcctcctcctcaactCCCTCCCCCTCCACCCCGCCTCCTTCCGCAAGCTCTCCGCCCACGTCCCCCAGCTCGACTCCTCCCTCCCGCTCCTCACCGTCTCCGAGAccttcgccttcgcctcctccctcctctcgcCCCGCAACAAATCCACCACCGCGGCTGACGCGGTCGCCTCCCTCCTCTGCGACCTCCGCCTCTCCCACGCCGCCCACACCCGCGTCTCCGGCGGGCTCTCGGGGGGGGAGCGGCGCCGCGTCTCCATCGGGCTCGCGCTGCTCCGCGACCCCGGGGTGCTCCTCCTCGACGAGCCCACCTCGGGGCTCGACTCCTCCTCCGCCCACCTCGTCCTCCAGAccctccgcgccgccgccgcagcgcgcgccgccgccgtggtCCTCTCCATCCACCAGCCCAGCTCCCGCCTCCTCTCCTCCGTcgactccctcctcctcctctccaagGGCTCCGTCGTCCACTTCGGCTCCCTCGCCTCCCTCGACGCCCACCTCCTCTCCCTCGGCCTCTCCGTCCCCGCCCAGCTCAACCCCCTCGAGTACGCCATGGAGCTGCTCCACCAGCTCCCCCACCCCAAGCCCACTACCCCTTCCGTCTCCCTCCCCCGCAAGCAGGAGGAGACCAAACCGGCCTCGCCGTCGTCGACGTGGGAGACCCCGGCCTACTCGAGCTCCCGCGCCGGCGAGATCGGGGCCCTCTACGGCCGCTCGTGGAAGGTGGTGTACCGCACGAAGCAGCTCCTCCTCACCAACTTCCTGGAGGCGCTCCTCGTGGGCCTCCTCCTCGGCACCCTCTACATCAACGCGGGCTACGGCGAGGACGGCGCGCGCAAGCGCCTCGGCCTCTTCGCCTTCACCCTCACCTTCCTCCTCTCCGCCACCACGGAGACCCTCCCCATCTTCGTGTGCGAGCGCCCCATCCTCATCCGCGAGGCCTCCTCGGGCCTCTACCGCCTCTCCTCCCACGTCGTCGCCGCCACCCTCGTCTTCCTCCCCTACCTCCTCGCCGTCGCCCTCCTCTACTCCGCCACCGTCTACTTCCTCGCCGGCCTCtgcgccgcccccgccgcgtTCGCCACCTTCGTCCTCATCGTCTGGGCCGTCGTTCTCACCGCCAACTCCTTCGTCCTCTTCGTGAGCTCCTTCGCCCCCGACTACATAGCGGGCACCTCGCTGGTCACGGTGTCCCTCGCGgggttcttcctcttctccggGTACTTCCTCACGAAGGAGAGCATGCCCGCGTACTGGGTGTTCATGCACTACATGTCGCCGTACAAGTACGCCCTGGACGCCATGCTCGCGAACGAGTACGCTTGCGCGGGGGAGAGGTGCTTCGGGTGGGGGGACGACGGGGAGTGCGCGGTGAAGGGGAGGGACGTGCTGGAGCACAGGGGCCTCAGGGCGGAGGAGAGATGGACGGGGTTGCAGGTGCTCGTGGGCTTCTTCGTGCTTTATCGGGTGCTCTACTGGGCGGTGCTTAGCCGGAGAGCCTCCATGTCCAAGAAGTGA